Proteins encoded within one genomic window of Fragaria vesca subsp. vesca linkage group LG1, FraVesHawaii_1.0, whole genome shotgun sequence:
- the LOC101302705 gene encoding probable ubiquitin-conjugating enzyme E2 24-like — MKKVPQESNNNVFVATCRMTLFLLRIPPKNFETFIIDHFRERGNMILGACRAYASGHILVGHYSNGSCSLSSFPVSVHKVSRNFKQLLEQLYPLLIEEFRMIGLNGEFRTIGACNVVEHSIPLKAKKPNSWKISIKVFNKLGKILGLKKGNKKKNVDTCASDLSTIQSS; from the coding sequence ATGAAGAAGGTACCACAGGAGTCCAACAACAATGTGTTTGTCGCAACGTGTCGAATGACACTGTTTTTGCTTCGAATACCTCCTAAGAATTTTGAGACTTTCATCATTGATCACTTTCGCGAGAGAGGAAATATGATACTAGGAGCGTGTAGGGCGTATGCGAGTGGGCACATCTTAGTTGGACATTACTCTAATGGGTCGTGTTCATTGTCGTCCTTTCCGGTTTCAGTTCACAAAGTTTCCAGAAATTTCAAGCAGTTGTTGGAGCAGCTGTACCCACTACTCATTGAGGAATTTAGAATGATTGGACTGAATGGGGAATTTAGAACGATCGGGGCTTGTAATGTGGTCGAGCACTCCATCCCGCTCAAAGCCAAGAAACCTAATTCTTGGAAGATTTCCATCAAGGTTTTCAACAAATTGGGAAAGATCTTAGGATTGAAGAAGGGGAACAAGAAGAAGAATGTCGACACTTGTGCCTCGGATTTGAGTACTATACAGTCAAGTTGA
- the LOC101302406 gene encoding NEDD8-activating enzyme E1 catalytic subunit-like: MVESRVQQSRTRDLDKLLLRPGYLVGPNFEPGVELREDLKEYVRVLVVGAGGLGCELLKDLALSGFREIEVIDMDRIEVTNLNRQFLFRLEDVGKPKAEVAAKRVMQRVAGVNIIPHFCRIEDKELDFYSNFSIIVLGLDSIEARSYINSVACSFLEYDDDDQPQEETVKPMVDGGTEGFQGHARVIMPGMTPCFECTLWLFPPQVKFPLCTLAETPRTAAHCIEYAHLIKWNEVHSGEAFDPDDPEHMNMVYDEAYKRAELFGIPGVTLSLTQGVVKNIIPAIASTNAIISAACALETLKIASGCSTTLSNYLTYNGAEGLHTKVTEFVRDKDCLVCGSGVLIELDTSVTLQTFIELLEEHPKLLLSKASIAHRGNNLYMQAPPVLEEMTKSNLSKSLYDLMGKIPKDVVHATGTTNKNDIKTSVLRKLRVVFKIVDGITDMETAAGDQA; the protein is encoded by the coding sequence ATGGTGGAGTCTAGGGTCCAACAGAGCCGAACCAGGGACCTCGACAAGCTCCTCCTCCGACCCGGGTATCTCGTCGGACCCAACTTCGAACCCGGCGTAGAACTGAGAGAAGACTTGAAAGAGTACGTGAGAGTTTTGGTGGTAGGGGCTGGTGGGCTAGGCTGTGAATTGCTCAAGGACTTGGCTTTGTCTGGCTTTCGAGAAATCGAAGTCATCGACATGGATCGTATTGAGGTCACTAACCTCAATCGTCAATTTCTTTTCAGGCTTGAAGATGTGGGCAAGCCAAAGGCTGAGGTGGCTGCCAAACGAGTCATGCAAAGAGTTGCAGGGGTAAACATAATTCCCCACTTCTGCCGCATTGAGGACAAAGAACTCGACTTCTACAGCAATTTCAGCATCATTGTTCTTGGTCTTGATTCGATCGAAGCTCGTAGCTACATTAACTCTGTTGCTTGTAGCTTTCTTGAGTATGATGATGATGATCAACCGCAAGAAGAAACGGTCAAGCCTATGGTAGATGGTGGGACTGAAGGTTTTCAAGGACATGCTAGGGTTATTATGCCAGGGATGACTCCATGCTTTGAGTGTACACTTTGGCTTTTCCCCCCTCAAGTCAAGTTCCCTTTATGCACACTTGCAGAAACTCCTAGAACTGCTGCTCATTGTATTGAGTATGCTCACCTAATAAAATGGAATGAGGTACATAGTGGAGAGGCTTTTGATCCAGATGACCCCGAACATATGAACATGGTGTACGATGAGGCTTATAAGAGAGCTGAGCTATTTGGTATTCCAGGAGTTACATTGTCTCTCACTCAGGGAGTTGTGAAGAACATCATCCCGGCTATTGCTTCCACAAATGCGATTATATCAGCTGCCTGTGCACTAGAAACATTGAAGATTGCATCTGGATGCAGCACAACTCTATCGAACTATCTAACGTATAACGGTGCAGAAGGTCTCCACACGAAAGTGACCGAGTTTGTGAGGGACAAAGACTGTCTAGTATGTGGCTCAGGTGTTCTTATTGAGCTTGACACCTCAGTTACTTTGCAAACGTTCATTGAGCTACTTGAAGAACACCCTAAATTGCTGTTGTCAAAAGCAAGCATTGCGCATAGAGGGAACAATCTGTACATGCAAGCACCACCTGTACTGGAAGAGATGACCAAATCAAACTTAAGCAAGTCTCTCTATGACCTAATGGGTAAAATTCCCAAGGATGTTGTCCATGCCACTGGTACTACAAACAAGAATGACATAAAGACTTCGGTTCTGAGAAAGTTACGAGTTGTTTTCAAGATAGTTGATGGGATTACGGATATGGAGACTGCAGCAGGTGATCAAGCATGA
- the LOC101302121 gene encoding uncharacterized protein LOC101302121 yields MADEIVPITLGWWEDYKSAWLTSRTKPPTQVNIKWSRPPPGCVKLNVDVAFDLHTGATKIDGVFRDYLGQCLGAFSLALGNTSSARHGELLALLEGVRVASQKKLYPLLVETNCHVLVTALHDDSLSWSNLSFLLSNLKEALALLRFPQR; encoded by the coding sequence ATGGCAGATGAGATTGTACCCATTACTTTGGGTTGGTGGGAGGATTATAAGTCTGCTTGGTTGACATCACGTACCAAACCTCCAACACAAGTAAATATAAAGTGGTCGAGACCACCACCTGGGTGTGTGAAATTGAATGTGGATGTTGCCTTCGATCTGCATACTGGAGCTACTAAAATTGATGGAGTATTTCGCGATTACTTGGGACAGTGTTTAGGAGCATTTTCTTTGGCTCTTGGCAATACAAGCTCTGCCCGGCATGGGGAGCTATTAGCCCTATTGGAAGGGGTGAGAGTCGCCTCTCAGAAGAAACTGTATCCCTTGTTGGTTGAAACTAATTGTCATGTATTGGTGACTGCACTTCATGATGATTCCTTGAGTTGGTCAAATCTTAGCTTTCTTTTATCAAACCTTAAAGAAGCTTTAGCTCTCCTTCGATTCCCTCAGCGGTAG